In Rheinheimera sp. MM224, one DNA window encodes the following:
- a CDS encoding GNAT family N-acetyltransferase has product MLSYQVESGFDLEEMLALYKASGINRPIEDKSRMATILASANLLVTARQNGKLVGLARCMTDKAWVVYICDLLVDKNLQQQGIGKELLHQVQQITGPEVQQLLHSAESAMGYYPKVGYQLCHNAFVVKRER; this is encoded by the coding sequence ATGCTGAGTTATCAAGTGGAATCCGGATTTGATTTAGAAGAAATGCTGGCTTTGTATAAAGCCTCAGGCATAAACAGACCCATAGAAGACAAAAGCCGGATGGCGACGATACTCGCCAGCGCCAATTTGCTGGTCACAGCACGGCAAAATGGCAAGCTGGTGGGCCTGGCGCGCTGCATGACAGACAAAGCCTGGGTGGTGTATATTTGCGATTTGCTGGTGGATAAAAACCTGCAACAACAAGGCATTGGTAAAGAGTTACTGCATCAGGTGCAGCAGATCACTGGCCCTGAAGTGCAGCAGTTATTACACAGCGCTGAAAGTGCAATGGGCTACTACCCTAAAGTGGGTTATCAGTTATGCCACAATGCCTTTGTGGTCAAAAGAGAACGCTAA
- a CDS encoding S41 family peptidase — protein MKLTLVACLTAALFASSYADAAYYRSPSIQQNQLVFTAEGDLWLSSVNGSEAKRLTTHAAEETQALFTPDGKAVVYVAAYDDTPDIYYLALAGGAPKRLTALNAKVKLQGWSLDGKLLYSTDAMTGPVNSWVLKLLDLETQHTETLPLLDAVEAVLDEQNGYVYFIRYGLQLTGDNARQYQGGAKGQLWRWKLGSELEAERLLADHQGSLRNPMIWQGQLVLVSDAGGNANLWSYDPVSTQLKELSTVQDFAVRSARIDQGKVIYQSGADIKLLDLASGQSSTQAPVLVTDSPQQRQRLLSEPLKYLTSSSVGFSKEKLALTLRSKVQVLSRAPQRIVELAVPETARARSAVVSQDGKWVYLISDQSGEPEIWQYAADGSDQGKQLTKDGRGFRWNLTLSPDGRYLAHDDKQGQLWVLDVKSGSNQLVYKSGSGLSPYSDLSWNKNSSLLAFTTEKDGVGRQQIGLYSVKEQQAKLLTTDKYNSFSPAFHPDGDWLYFLSERELKPTPGGPWGDRNMGPAFDKRAQIFAYALDSSAQFPFAAETELTAGLEGQSKATALSDLPGQLWQVPVAAGNYQKLQAGADYLYLQEFEYSGDAAAVRALKIEPENKKLLSFAGKVRHLQSSADGKSLYLQYETEPGKYRFFLGSATAKAPEGEEAEPWAIDKISLTVTPKAEWQQMFHDAWLMHREFLFDPAMRGVDWGSTKRRYQPLLDRVTDRFELDDLLAQLIGELSVLHSQVRGGDYAKASESSKAASLGGEFISRNGKLVLQTIYQTDPDLPSLASPLNSAGAELKVGDILLVVNGKAVASVLDLHQGLQQQQGQQVLLQLERDGKAFKKVVVPVSPQQEQSLRYQHWVQQKKHQVEMQGKQQLGYLHLYAMTPNDISNFAREFYANVDKPGLIIDVRRNRGGNIDSWVIEKLLRRVWAFWQPTQGKAYGNMQQSFRGQLVVLTDPLTYSDGETFAAGVKSLGLGPVVGQQTAGAGVWLSGRNLLADMGVARVAETAQFDKEGRWIIEGRGVSPDVLVDNLPYASFSGQDAQLSYAISLLQKQLQEKAVPQLKAEPLKPGIAKDAQRLNW, from the coding sequence ATGAAACTCACTTTAGTCGCTTGTCTGACTGCTGCTCTTTTTGCCAGCAGTTATGCTGATGCTGCATATTACCGCTCACCTTCGATACAGCAGAACCAACTGGTCTTTACTGCCGAAGGTGATTTATGGCTAAGCTCCGTTAATGGCAGTGAAGCCAAACGTTTGACCACTCATGCTGCTGAGGAAACTCAGGCATTGTTTACGCCTGACGGCAAAGCTGTGGTTTATGTGGCGGCTTATGACGATACCCCGGATATTTATTATTTAGCTTTAGCGGGCGGTGCTCCTAAACGTTTAACAGCCTTAAATGCCAAAGTGAAACTGCAGGGCTGGAGTCTGGACGGCAAATTGCTGTACAGCACTGATGCAATGACAGGGCCTGTGAACAGCTGGGTGCTGAAGTTGCTGGATCTGGAAACTCAACACACTGAAACTTTACCGCTTTTGGATGCCGTGGAAGCTGTGCTGGATGAACAAAACGGCTATGTCTATTTTATCCGTTATGGTTTGCAGTTAACTGGTGACAATGCCCGTCAGTATCAGGGCGGCGCTAAAGGTCAGTTATGGCGCTGGAAACTGGGTTCAGAGCTTGAAGCAGAACGTTTATTAGCAGACCATCAGGGATCTTTGCGCAACCCTATGATCTGGCAAGGCCAACTGGTGTTGGTGAGTGATGCTGGCGGCAATGCGAATTTATGGTCCTACGATCCTGTATCGACTCAACTGAAAGAGCTAAGCACTGTGCAGGATTTTGCTGTGCGCTCTGCCCGAATCGATCAAGGTAAAGTGATTTACCAGTCAGGCGCTGATATCAAATTACTGGATTTAGCCTCAGGCCAAAGCAGCACTCAAGCCCCTGTTTTAGTCACAGACTCACCCCAACAGCGTCAGCGTTTATTAAGCGAACCTCTGAAGTACCTAACCTCCAGCTCCGTTGGATTCTCTAAAGAAAAACTGGCTTTGACGCTTCGCAGCAAAGTGCAGGTATTGTCCCGTGCTCCTCAACGTATTGTCGAACTGGCGGTACCTGAAACGGCCCGTGCCCGCAGCGCTGTGGTCAGTCAGGATGGTAAATGGGTGTATTTAATTTCTGACCAGTCCGGCGAGCCTGAAATTTGGCAATACGCTGCTGATGGTTCAGATCAAGGTAAACAGCTGACGAAAGACGGCCGCGGTTTTCGCTGGAATTTAACCTTATCACCAGATGGGCGTTATCTGGCGCATGATGATAAACAAGGCCAGTTATGGGTATTGGATGTCAAAAGCGGCAGTAATCAGCTGGTGTATAAAAGTGGTTCTGGTTTAAGCCCTTATAGCGACCTGAGCTGGAATAAAAACAGCAGCTTGCTGGCTTTTACCACAGAAAAAGATGGCGTAGGCCGTCAGCAAATTGGCCTGTATTCAGTGAAAGAGCAACAAGCCAAATTGCTCACTACAGATAAATACAATTCGTTTAGCCCGGCATTTCACCCTGATGGTGACTGGTTGTATTTTTTGTCTGAGCGCGAATTAAAACCAACCCCAGGTGGCCCATGGGGCGATCGCAATATGGGACCGGCTTTTGATAAAAGAGCGCAGATCTTTGCCTATGCGCTGGATAGCTCAGCTCAATTTCCTTTTGCTGCCGAAACTGAACTGACAGCTGGCCTGGAAGGGCAAAGCAAAGCGACTGCACTTAGTGATTTACCTGGTCAGTTATGGCAAGTGCCTGTGGCAGCTGGTAATTATCAAAAGCTGCAGGCCGGAGCCGATTACTTGTATTTGCAGGAATTTGAATACAGTGGCGACGCAGCTGCTGTACGGGCATTAAAAATTGAGCCAGAGAATAAAAAGTTATTGAGTTTTGCTGGCAAGGTTCGTCACTTGCAAAGCAGTGCTGATGGCAAGTCGCTGTATTTGCAGTATGAAACTGAACCTGGCAAGTATAGATTTTTCTTAGGTTCTGCCACAGCCAAAGCGCCGGAAGGGGAAGAGGCTGAGCCCTGGGCTATTGATAAAATAAGCCTGACAGTGACACCCAAAGCTGAATGGCAACAAATGTTCCATGACGCCTGGCTGATGCACCGTGAATTTTTATTTGACCCTGCCATGCGTGGTGTGGACTGGGGCAGCACCAAAAGACGCTATCAGCCGTTGCTCGACAGAGTGACAGACAGATTTGAGCTGGATGATTTGCTGGCGCAGTTGATTGGCGAGTTGTCTGTATTGCACTCGCAAGTACGGGGTGGCGATTATGCCAAAGCCAGTGAAAGCAGCAAGGCAGCCAGCCTGGGCGGAGAATTTATCAGCCGCAATGGCAAACTGGTGTTGCAGACTATTTATCAGACAGACCCGGATTTACCTTCTTTAGCCAGTCCACTGAATAGCGCAGGAGCAGAGCTTAAAGTGGGCGATATCTTGCTGGTGGTCAACGGCAAAGCTGTGGCTTCAGTACTGGATTTACACCAGGGTTTACAGCAACAACAAGGCCAGCAAGTGCTGTTACAGTTAGAACGGGATGGCAAAGCCTTTAAAAAAGTGGTTGTGCCTGTTAGTCCGCAGCAAGAGCAATCGTTAAGATATCAGCACTGGGTGCAGCAGAAAAAGCATCAGGTAGAGATGCAGGGCAAACAACAACTGGGCTACTTGCATTTGTATGCCATGACGCCAAATGACATCAGCAACTTTGCCCGTGAGTTCTATGCCAACGTAGATAAACCCGGTTTGATTATTGATGTTCGCCGTAACAGAGGCGGCAATATCGACAGCTGGGTGATTGAAAAACTGTTACGCCGGGTTTGGGCCTTCTGGCAACCCACTCAGGGCAAAGCTTATGGCAATATGCAGCAAAGCTTCCGTGGCCAGTTGGTGGTATTGACCGACCCACTGACTTATTCAGATGGCGAAACCTTTGCTGCTGGTGTGAAAAGCTTAGGTTTAGGCCCAGTTGTAGGACAGCAAACCGCTGGTGCCGGAGTCTGGTTATCTGGTCGTAATTTATTAGCTGATATGGGCGTGGCTCGTGTGGCTGAAACCGCACAGTTTGATAAAGAAGGGCGCTGGATCATCGAAGGCCGTGGAGTCAGTCCGGACGTGCTGGTCGATAATCTGCCATACGCCAGTTTTAGCGGTCAGGACGCACAGTTATCTTATGCCATCAGCCTGTTGCAAAAACAGCTGCAGGAAAAAGCAGTGCCACAACTGAAAGCCGAACCTTTAAAACCTGGGATAGCCAAAGACGCACAAAGGCTGAACTGGTAA
- a CDS encoding DUF1080 domain-containing protein yields the protein MKLKLLCFSIAFCSYSALAADWQPLLDKNLSQWDTYLSYKHKESYDGSVPKDEQGKPIAPIGLNTGNDKYKVFTMQQENNEAVLRVSGEIYGAVTSKNSYKNYHLKLQFRWGDKKWPPRLNKLKDSGILYHAIGEHGQEYFRSWMMSQEFQIMEGHNGDYWQQAGSAIDIRAFMPESIMNAVADETQPFLKVGKGEELQGFVLRKDNHEKPAGQWNTVELISFEGQSLHIVNGHVVMVLKNSRYVTPEGQTKPLIEGKIQLQSEAAEVFYKDVKIKALQQMPAEYTRLFL from the coding sequence ATGAAACTTAAACTGCTGTGTTTTTCTATCGCCTTTTGTAGTTATTCAGCGCTGGCAGCCGACTGGCAGCCTCTGCTGGATAAAAATCTGAGTCAGTGGGATACCTACTTAAGTTATAAACATAAAGAGTCTTATGATGGTTCAGTGCCAAAAGACGAACAGGGTAAGCCGATAGCGCCAATTGGCCTAAATACAGGCAATGACAAATACAAAGTTTTTACGATGCAGCAAGAAAACAACGAAGCTGTACTTCGGGTCAGCGGTGAAATCTATGGTGCTGTCACCAGTAAAAATTCCTACAAAAACTACCACTTAAAATTGCAATTTCGCTGGGGCGATAAAAAGTGGCCACCTCGGCTGAATAAACTCAAAGACAGCGGCATTTTGTATCACGCTATTGGCGAACATGGTCAGGAGTATTTCCGCTCCTGGATGATGTCGCAGGAATTCCAGATCATGGAAGGTCATAACGGCGACTACTGGCAACAAGCAGGTTCGGCTATTGATATCCGAGCTTTTATGCCTGAGTCAATTATGAATGCTGTAGCTGATGAAACTCAGCCATTTCTCAAGGTAGGCAAAGGGGAAGAGCTGCAGGGATTTGTGCTGCGTAAAGACAATCATGAAAAACCAGCAGGACAGTGGAATACAGTAGAGCTCATTAGCTTTGAAGGCCAGAGCCTGCATATAGTCAACGGTCATGTGGTGATGGTGCTTAAGAACTCCCGCTATGTGACGCCCGAGGGGCAAACCAAGCCTTTGATAGAAGGTAAAATTCAGCTGCAAAGTGAAGCGGCTGAAGTCTTTTATAAAGATGTGAAAATCAAAGCTTTGCAGCAGATGCCTGCTGAATACACCAGGTTGTTTTTATAG
- a CDS encoding MDR family MFS transporter, with protein MSELVSWSRIKNLPGPAWVLLLGNFFVRGSYFMVWPFISVLLYQKFKLSATEIGLWLTSAALLAVVLGFYAGYLSDRFGRYPLLLAAAVLGTFAFSCFALVQSKEGFICCIFLSTLPRALWDAPSKAWLGDSLPDPKDRELALQGLYFMVNAGAAIGPLLGLSAGLTGNPLTFFITALSYFALGVAVLFFRQKPAQSLQSYNPMRFGQTLFLLKKDQLFLLVIVANILVTFIYAHCDSSLIQYLTRAEVPELVALISAMIILNSTVIVLFQFPLLRLMASWPVVSRIYVGLLLLAVSQLGFALNPPEWFWGWIAAVFVLSLGEAILFANMNVHLDQLAPASLRGSYFGAASLYAIGYSLSPVLGGVILDLWGGPALFAISFSLCLAVFISYQYSNKLKRPDFIQLEQEWQDQAKQGTVAGS; from the coding sequence ATGTCCGAGCTGGTCAGTTGGTCCCGTATAAAAAATTTACCCGGCCCGGCTTGGGTATTGTTGCTGGGCAACTTTTTTGTCCGTGGCAGCTATTTTATGGTCTGGCCTTTTATCTCTGTATTGCTCTACCAAAAGTTTAAGCTCAGTGCGACCGAAATAGGCCTCTGGTTAACCAGTGCAGCTTTGCTTGCGGTAGTGCTTGGCTTTTATGCAGGTTATTTATCTGACCGCTTTGGCCGTTATCCGTTATTGCTGGCAGCAGCCGTACTGGGCACCTTTGCCTTTAGCTGCTTCGCTTTAGTCCAAAGCAAAGAAGGTTTTATTTGCTGTATTTTCTTATCTACTTTGCCACGGGCCTTGTGGGATGCGCCCAGCAAAGCCTGGCTGGGTGACTCTTTACCAGACCCCAAAGATCGTGAACTGGCGTTGCAAGGCTTGTACTTTATGGTCAATGCCGGAGCGGCTATTGGCCCTTTATTAGGCCTATCCGCCGGTCTGACAGGTAATCCACTGACCTTTTTTATTACCGCTTTGTCTTATTTTGCTTTAGGTGTAGCCGTATTATTTTTCCGCCAAAAACCTGCACAGTCATTGCAAAGCTATAACCCGATGCGGTTTGGCCAAACTCTGTTTTTATTAAAAAAAGACCAACTGTTTTTACTAGTGATTGTGGCCAATATTTTGGTGACTTTTATCTATGCCCACTGCGACTCCAGCCTTATTCAATACCTGACAAGAGCAGAAGTTCCAGAATTGGTGGCACTGATATCAGCGATGATTATTCTGAACTCGACCGTGATAGTGTTATTCCAGTTCCCATTGCTGCGTCTGATGGCAAGCTGGCCTGTGGTATCCCGTATTTATGTTGGGTTGTTGTTACTGGCGGTATCACAACTTGGTTTTGCGCTGAATCCACCAGAATGGTTTTGGGGCTGGATAGCGGCCGTATTTGTATTAAGTCTTGGCGAAGCTATTTTATTTGCCAATATGAATGTGCATTTGGATCAATTGGCTCCAGCCTCTTTACGTGGCAGCTACTTTGGCGCCGCCAGCTTGTATGCCATAGGCTATTCGTTGTCACCCGTATTAGGGGGCGTGATCTTAGACTTATGGGGAGGCCCCGCACTTTTTGCCATAAGTTTTAGCTTATGTCTGGCGGTATTTATCAGCTATCAATACAGCAACAAGCTTAAACGACCCGACTTTATTCAGCTCGAGCAGGAATGGCAAGACCAGGCAAAACAAGGGACAGTCGCGGGTTCATAG
- a CDS encoding FMN-binding negative transcriptional regulator: protein MYLPKYFQSEDPEQIRAFLQQNYFGLLLSNSPDLFYTPLPFLFDWQEGQLNAHCHIARNNPQLKQLNEQQVQIVIMGPHAFVAGDCYGEKQAVSTWNYSLVELKGTAFTLNNEQTLALARRQESFSAPDMQQSADYQQKLVNGICGVRIEISSWLGKMKLSQNKPEAQRQKVGDYLQSTEQPQKVWQLMQQLGLYQSN from the coding sequence ATGTATTTACCTAAATATTTTCAAAGCGAAGATCCAGAGCAGATCCGTGCTTTTTTGCAGCAGAATTATTTCGGTTTACTGTTAAGCAACAGCCCGGATTTGTTTTACACCCCTTTGCCATTTTTGTTTGACTGGCAAGAAGGCCAATTGAATGCACACTGCCATATAGCCCGCAACAATCCGCAGTTAAAGCAGCTCAATGAACAGCAGGTACAAATTGTCATTATGGGACCTCACGCTTTTGTCGCAGGCGACTGTTACGGCGAAAAGCAGGCCGTTTCAACCTGGAACTACAGTCTGGTTGAGCTCAAAGGCACGGCATTTACGCTGAACAACGAGCAAACTCTGGCCTTAGCGCGCAGGCAGGAGAGCTTTTCTGCGCCTGATATGCAGCAGTCTGCCGACTATCAGCAAAAGCTGGTCAATGGGATCTGTGGGGTTCGGATAGAAATCAGTAGTTGGCTTGGTAAAATGAAGCTGTCACAAAATAAACCAGAGGCCCAACGACAAAAAGTAGGAGACTACTTGCAGTCGACAGAACAACCGCAAAAAGTCTGGCAACTGATGCAACAGCTAGGCCTTTATCAGAGCAATTAA